The Streptomyces durmitorensis genome contains the following window.
ACGCAACTGTCCAGCCTGCAGTCCAACGCGCTGACCGCGATGGTCAGCTTCGACCGGATCTTCGAGGTGCTCGACCTCAAGCCCCTCATCGAGGAGAAGCCGGACCCGGTCGCCCTCGCCGCTCCGGGCAGCGGCCCCGCACCGGAGATCGAGTTCGACCAGGTGTCCTTCCGGTACCCGCGAGCCAGTGACGTGTCCCTGGCCTCGCTCGAGTCCAACGCCCTGTCCGCGGCCGAACGGGCCAAGGAGACGGCCGAGGTGCTCCACGGGATGACCTTCCGGGTGCCGTCCGGCAAGCTCACCGCCCTCGTCGGCCCGTCCGGCGGCGGCAAGACCACCGCAACCCATCTGGTGTCCCGCCTCTACGACCCGACCTCGGGAAGCGTCCGCATCGACGGCCACGACCTGCGCGACGTCAGCCTCGACTCACTGCGCGACGTCGTCGGAGTGGTCAGCCAGGACGCGCACTTCTACCACGACACGATCCGCGTGAACCTGTCCTACGCACGCCCCGACGCCACCCAGCGCGATCTGCTCCGAGCCTGCGACGCGGCCCAGATCGGCGACTTGATCCGATCCCTGCCGAGCGGCCTCGACACCGTGGTCGGCGACCGCGGCTTCCGGCTCTCCGGCGGTGAGAAGCAACGCCTCGCCCTCGCCAGGCTCCTCCTGAAGGCGCCCTCCATCGTGGTGCTCGACGAGGCCACCGCGCACCTGGACTCCGAGTCCGAGGCGGCCATCCAGCTGGCGCTGACCACCGCGTTGCGGGACAGGACCTCGCTGGTCATCGCCCACCGCCTGTCCACCATCCGCGAGGCGGACCAGATCCTCGTCATCGACGAGGGCGTCGTCCGTGAGAGCGGGACACACGAGGAACTCCTCGCGGCAGGAGGCCTTTACTCCGAGCTCTACCACACGCAGTTCAACCGCCCCAGCACCAACGGAGCGGGCCCGGCCGCCCGCAAGGAGCCCGTGCTGCAGGGCCCTGTCATCGGGAGCGGACCCGCCCTGGGCGGGAGCGGCCCCGTGCTCGGCGGCAGCGGTCCGCCGCCGGCGGTCGGCGGCGAGCACATCCTGCGCCTCGGTGCCGACCCGGACGAGCGCTGAGCGCCTGCCTGAAGGGGGAAGTGGTGGAGTCGTCGGTGGTGGCGGAGCTGATCGCCGCACGGGTGGAGTCGTCGCCCGGCGCGGTCGCGGTCGAGGGCGAACAGACGCTGTCGTACGGAGAGTTGTGGGCGCGGTCGGGTCAGTGGGCGGCGCATCTGGCTGGGCTCGGAGTGGGCCGGGGCGACCGCGTCGCGGTGGTGATGGAGCGGTCGCCGGAGCTGGTGACGGTGCTCCTGGGCGTGTGGCGGGCGGGCGCGGCCTACGTGCCCGTCGACGCGGGTTCACCGCCCGAGCGCATCGCCTTCGTCGTCGAGGACTCGGCTCCCGCGGTGGTGCTGTGCACGTCTGACCGCAGGGGTGTGGTGCCCGAGAGCGCCGCCGTGCAGGTGGTGGACGACCCGCGGGTACGGGCGGCGGTGGCCGCCCGCGACGGCGGCGACGTCCGCGCGCCGGTGGACGGGCGGGACGTGGCGTACGTGATGTACACGTCGGGTTCGACCGGGGTGCCCAAGGGCGTCGCGGTGCCGCACGGAAGCGTCGCGGCCCTGGTCGGCGAGGAAGGCTGGGCGATCGGCCCGGACGACGCGGCCCTGATGCACGCCCCGCACGCCTTCGACGTCACGCTGTTCGAGATGTGGGTGCCGCTCGCCGCCGGTGGCCGTGTGGTGATCGCCGAACCGGGCGCGGTGGACGGCCAGAAGGTGCGCCGGCACGTCAAGAACGGCGTGAGCGCCGTGCACGTGACCGCGGGTTCGTTCCGCGTCATGGCCGAGGAGTCCCCGGACTGCTTCACGGGGGTGCGCGAGGTGCTCACCGGCGGTGACGTGGTCCCGCCCGGCTCCGTGGCCCGCGTGCGCGAGGCCTGCCCGGACGTGGCCGTCCGGCACCTGTACGGCCCGACCGAGGTGACCCTGTGCGCGACCTGGCACGTGCTGCGGCCGGGCGACAAGACGGACTCCGTGCTCCCGATCGGGCGCGCGCTGCCCCGCCGGCGGACCTTCGTCCTGGACGCGGCGCTGCGGCCGCTGCCCGCCGGCACGGTGGGGGAGCTGTACGTGGCGGGGCCGAGCCTGGCGCGCGGCTACTGGAACAGCCCCGGTCCGACTGCGGACCGGTTCGTGGCGTGCCCGTACGCGTCCGGCGAGCGGATGTACCGCACCGGCGACCTGGTGCGCGAGACCGAGGACGGAGAGCTGCTCTTCGTCGGCCGCGCGGACAGCCAGGTCAAAGTGCGTGGCTTCCGCGTGGAGTTGGGTGAGGTGGAGGCGGCTCTGGCGGCCCACCCCGCCGTGGCCCAGGCCGTGGTCGTCGCCCGCGAGGACCGGCACGGGGAGCGCCGCCTGGCCGGCTACGTCGTCCCGCAGGAGCCGGAAGGCCTTGACCCCCGGCTCGTCCGCGATGCCGTCGCAAGGACACTGCCCGAGTACATGGTCCCCACCGCGGTACTGGCCCTCGCGTCCCTCCCCGTGACCCGCAACGGCAAGGTCGACCGCGACGCCCTGCCCGCCCCCGACTTCGCCGCGAAGGTCACGGGCCACGCGCCGCGCACCGAGGACGAGGCGGTCCTGTGCGCCCTGATGGCGGAGCTGCTCGGCCTGGAACGCGTCGGCGTCGAGGACAGCTTCTTCGAGCTCGGCGGCGACTCGATCATGTCGATGCAACTGGCCGCCCGCGCCCGGCGCGCGCACCTGTTCTTCAGGGCGGAGGACGTTTTCGAGCACGCGACACCGGCGGCCCTTGCCGCGGTCGCCCGATCAGGGCAGGGGGCCGGGGAGCGGTCCGGAGTGCCGGGCGGGCCCGGGGAGCGGCAGGAGACGACCGGACGCGACCGCTCCGCCGCTTCGCTCATGGACGACCTCCGCGAGGACGAGACCGACCGGCTGCGGGCCGCGGTGCCCGGCCTGGTGGACGTATGGCCGCTGTCGCCGCTCCAGGAAGGGATGCTCTTCCACGCCACCTTCGACGACGAAGGGCCGGACGTGTACGCGAGCCAGCGGACGCTGGCACTGGACGGCCCCCTTGACGTCGCCCGGCTGCGGACGTCGTGGCACACGCTGCTCGCCCGGCACGCCGTGCTGCGCGCGAGCTTCCACCAGCGCGACTCCGGGCAGACGGTGCAAGTCATCACGACCGACGCCGAGTTGCCCTGGCGCGAGGCCGATCTCTCGGAGCTGCCGGAAGGTGACGTGCCCGCCGAGGTGGCACGCCTCGCCGCGGCCGAACGTGCCGAGAAGCTCGACCTCCGCGCGGCACCGTTGCTGAGGCTGCTCCTGATACGCCTCGGCGCCGGCCGGCATCGCCAGATCGTCACCGTCCACCACTCCCTGGTGGACGGCTGGTCCACCGACGTCGTCTTCGCGGAGCTCTCCGAGCTGTACGCGGCGGGCGGCGACGGCCGGACACTGCCCACGACGACGTCCTACGGGACATACCTGGCCTGGATCGACAGGCAGGACAAGGAAGCGGCGCGCGACGCCTGGCGCGCCGAGTTCGCCGGGGCGGACGAGCCGACGCTGCTGGTGCCCGACGAGCCGGTCGGGCCGCAGGTCGTGCCGGAACCGGTGCCGTTCGAGCTGACCGAGGAACTCACCCGCGGTGTGGCCGAGTTGGCCCGCTCCCAAGGGGTGACCGTCAACACGGTCGTGCAGGGCGCGTGGGCCCAGGTGCTCGCCCGGCTGGTGGGGCGCACGGACGTGGTGTTCGGCACTCCGGTGGCAGGCCGTCCCGCGGAGCTGCCGGGGGTCGAGTCGGCGGTCGGCCTGTTCCTCAACACCTTGCCCGTACGGGTGAGCCTGGCGGCGGACCAGTCGGTCGCCGGGCTGCTCGCCGACCTGCGGGAGCGCCAGGTCGGGCTGATGTCCCGGCAGCACCTGGGACTCCGCGAGATCCACCGAATCGCCGGGCCCGGCGCGGTGTTCGACACGCTCGTGGTGTTCGAGAACCTTCCCCGGACGCCCGACGGGACCGGTGCCGCAGCAGAGCTGGCCATCCGTCCCGTAGGGGAGCCGGAGGACAGGGGCCACTACCCGCTGGCGCTGATCGTGGTCCCTGACACCCGGCTGCGGGGGCTCGTCGTGCACCGCCCGGACGTGGTGGGACGCGACCGGGCCCAGGCCGTGATCTCCTCGCTGGTCCGCGTGATCGAGCAGATGGTGGCGGATCCGTCGTCGCCGGTGGGACGGCTCGACATCCTCACCGAGACCGAACGCGCGCTCGTGGCGCGGGAGCAGGAACGGCAGCGGGGGGAGCGAAACGCGTCGGCGCGGGCAGCCGTGCCCGACGTGACGGCACCGGACCTCTTCGCCGAGCAGGCCGCGGCCACGCCCGCCGCGGTGGCGGTGGTCGACGGCCGGCGTTCGCTGACGTACGGCGAACTGGCCGCCCGCGCCGGACGGCTGGCGCGCTGCCTGACGGACAGGGGAGTGGGTCCGGAGACACGGGTGGCCGTCATGGCGGACCGCTCGGCGGAACTGGTGACGGCCCTCCTCGCGGTGGCGGCGGCCGGAGGTGTCTATGTCCCCGTGGACCCGGGGCTTCCCCCGGCGCGGCTGCGCCTGCTCCTCGACGACGTGGCCCCGCCGGTCCTGGTGTGCGCGGAGCAGACTCGCGACGCGGTACCGCAGGAATTCACCGGCCAACTGATGCTCCTGGACGACCAGTTGACTACCGGCGGAGTGGCCGAACAGGCCGGATTCGCGGACGGCCTGATGAAGGACGCGGAGCGGCGCACACCGCTCACCGCCTCCAACGCGGCGTACGTGATCTACACATCCGGGTCGACCGGCACCCCCAAGGGTGCGGTCGTCCCCCACCGGGGCCTGCGCAACCTCGTCGCCGACCGCATCGCGCGCTACCGGATCGACGCGGACAGCGCGGTGCTCCAACTCGTCTCGCCGAGCTTCGACGTCTCCATGTCGGACATCTGGCCGGTGCTCTGCGCGGGTGGCC
Protein-coding sequences here:
- a CDS encoding ABC transporter ATP-binding protein translates to MKSHKPAFAFLLLTTVVDSLIIVSTPLLLKVIIDEGILKDDAGVITTVALVVAGLAVVDAVAQLVQSYFSGRIGQGVSHDLRVEAFKHVQRQPMAFFTRTQTGLLASRLNGDVMLAQQALTTMLVSATSVLTVTLVLAEMFYLSWLISLIAIAMLPLFIVPGIYVGRRLQHYSRAQMQANGELGGIINERFNVGGAMLAKLFGRPREEAAAFEARAGEVRQVGIIWTVYSRLSFVFMALLASLATALVYGVGGGLVLNDVFRIGTLVALAALLGRLYGPITQLSSLQSNALTAMVSFDRIFEVLDLKPLIEEKPDPVALAAPGSGPAPEIEFDQVSFRYPRASDVSLASLESNALSAAERAKETAEVLHGMTFRVPSGKLTALVGPSGGGKTTATHLVSRLYDPTSGSVRIDGHDLRDVSLDSLRDVVGVVSQDAHFYHDTIRVNLSYARPDATQRDLLRACDAAQIGDLIRSLPSGLDTVVGDRGFRLSGGEKQRLALARLLLKAPSIVVLDEATAHLDSESEAAIQLALTTALRDRTSLVIAHRLSTIREADQILVIDEGVVRESGTHEELLAAGGLYSELYHTQFNRPSTNGAGPAARKEPVLQGPVIGSGPALGGSGPVLGGSGPPPAVGGEHILRLGADPDER